A genomic stretch from Penaeus vannamei isolate JL-2024 chromosome 6, ASM4276789v1, whole genome shotgun sequence includes:
- the LOC113815370 gene encoding uncharacterized PE-PGRS family protein PE_PGRS54 isoform X19, with protein sequence MEGSSRVLLSLLVAGLAVLPHLVNARSPTPNIHICHSLTCPEQDAFYAHPTFCTDYVHCVAGVPYVKKCPSNLNFNAVKGACDHPRDAHCTPFKTSCELTSPFVPGGVTDDLVTCDCEGPCIKPHPYRCDAFYHCDAAGVEHLTKCPGDLMFNAMVEQCDLPENTKCEPAPSCSCDNCRYPSSEKCSAYWLCEGGQAVQHFCSNGLLFNRDTSQCDLAINVDCSEGAWEEGAFLETACVDRRLDCPKFVKDGGCQCSGSNCDWQSFVLRNCPKSCGSCKVNKMISKRTFALEEKGLKRKHHSSKESGSKESGSKESGSKESGSKESGSKESGSKESGSKESGSKESGSKESGSKESGSKESGSKESGSKESGSKESGSKESGSKESGSKESGSKESGSKESGSKESGSKESGSNESHKPGHSHECGGNGGSGSGGGGGDGGSGGGGGDGGSGGGGGDGGSGGDGGSGGGGGSGGDGGNGGEGGNGGNNGNGGSGGGSGGGGEGGNGVGGGSGSGGGDGGNGGSGGSGGGSGGGGEGGNGGGGGSGSGGGDGGNNGNGGSGGGSGGGGEGGNGGGGGSGSGGGDGGNNGNGGSGGGSGGGGEGGNGGGGGSGSGGGDGGNGGSGGSGGGSGGGGEGGNGGGGGSGSGGGDGGNNGNGGSGGGSGGGGEGGNGGGGGSGSGGGDGGNNGNGGSGGGSGGGGEGGNGGGGGSGSGGGDGGNNGNGGSGGGSGGGGEGGNGGGGGSGSGGGDGGNNGNGGSGGGSGGGGEGGNGGGGGSGSGGGDGGNGGSGGSGGGSGGGGDEDCQDNEVDCVYWAANNDCICKPTDGDCSWQYYVSATCPKSCGTCGNGGGGGDGGNGGGGGDGGNGGGGGDGGDGGNGGSIDGCVIDCSLGKYLPHPTDCRKFIQCAPYGPEEMPCAPGTVWNQQKLTCDHEWASPCVTGSYLTPEGLPCGGGSGGDGGNGGGGGDGGNGGGGGDGGNGGGGGDGGNGGGGGDGGNGGGGGDGGNGGGGGDGGNGGGGGDGGDGGNGGSIDGCVIDCSLGKYLPHPTDCRKFIQCAPYGPEEMPCAPGTVWNQQKLTCDHEWASLCVTGSYLTPEGLPCGGGSGGDGGNGGGGGDGGNGGGGGDGGNGGGGGDGGNGGGGGDGGDGGNGGSISGCVIDCSLGKYLPHPTDCRKFIQCAPYGPEEMPCAPGTVWNQQKLTCDHEWASPCVTGSYLTPEGLPCGGGSGGDGGNVGGGGDGGNGGGGGDGGNGGGGGDGGNGGGGEDGGNGGGGGDGGNGGGGGDGGNGGGGGDGGNGGGGGDGGNEGGGGDGGNGGGGGDGGDGGNGGSIDGCVIDCSLGKYLPHPSDCRKFIQCAPYGPEEMPCAPGTVWNQQKLTCDHEWASPCVTGSYLTPEGLPCGGGSGGDGGNGGGGGDGGNGGGGGDGGNGGGGGDGGNGGGGGDGGNGGGGGDGGNGGGGGDGGDGGNGGSIDGCVIDCSLGKYLPHPTDCRKFIQCAPYGPEEMPCAPGTVWNQQKLTCDHEWASPCVTGSYLTPEGLPCGGGSGGDGGNGGGGGDGGNGGGGGDGGNGGGGGDGGNGGGGGDGGNGGGGGDGGNGGGGGDGGNGGGSGGGDGGNGGGGGDGGNGGGGGDGGNGGGGGDGGNGGGGGDGGNGGGGGDGGNGGGGGDGGNGGGGGDGGNGGGGGDGGNGGGDGGEDCPLSCPEKEGLFPHPRDCKKWIHCSHNIPFVKKCPFHLHFNPVQRVCDWPFRAQCIAAPDADCQIPEPVLPTEPPNVKPDICDCECCLRPHPEDCTAYYYCEPNASAEFHTCSEGLVFNPQLSQCVLQVDYPQCQPEKPPTCDPTCECLYPAHSCSEYYKCNGDGIPVKYECTGGLYFNDQKHTCDLPENVSCEERRKRSEIDPVTEQHYILPEECKDLQGMYAIRDRPSSYYLCSHGVAFEMRCPDGGVFSSKAKKCILRK encoded by the exons GATCCCCGACTCCGAACATACATATCTGTCACAGCCTGACCTGCCCTGAACAGGACGCCTTCTACGCGCACCCGACCTTCTGCACAGACTACGTCCACTGCGTCGCCGGCGTCCCATATGTCAAG AAATGCCCTTCAAACCTGAACTTCAACGCTGTGAAGGGGGCGTGCGACCACCCGAGGGACGCCCACTGCACGCCCTTCAAGACGTCCTGCGAGCTGACGAGCCCTTTCGTCCCAGGAGGCGTGACAGACGACCTCGTGACGTGTGACTGCGAAGGCCCCTGCATCAAGCCGCACCCGTACCGCTGCGATGCCTTCTACCACTGCGACGCT GCGGGCGTGGAGCACCTTACGAAGTGTCCCGGAGACTTGATGTTCAACGCGATGGTTGAACAATGTGATCTGCCGGAGAACACCAAATGTGAACCGGCGCCCTCCTGTTCCTGTGACAACTGCCGGTACCCTTCGTCCGAAAAGTGCTCTGCTTACTGGCTGT GTGAGGGTGGCCAAGCAGTTCAGCATTTCTGCAGTAACGGCCTTCTCTTCAACCGTGACACGTCACAGTGCGATCTGGCCATCAATGTAGACTGTAGCGAAGGGGCCTGGGAAGAAGGTGCTTTCCTGGAGACGGCCTGCGTTGACCGACGTTTGGACTGTCCAAAGTTTGTGAAGGATGGAGGGTGTCAGTGCAGTGGAAGTAACTGCGACTGGCAGTCGTTTGTTCTTAGGAACTGTCCAAAATCCTGTGGCAGCTGCAAAGTAAACAAAATGATTAGCAAGAGGACATTTGCCTTAGAAGAAAAAGGACTTAAAAGAAAGCATCATAgtagcaaagagtctggaagcaaggagtctggaagcaaagagtctggaagcaaggaatccggaagcaaagagtctggaagcaaagagtctggaagcaaagagtctggaagcaaggaatccggaagcaaagagtctggaagcaaagagtctggaagcaaggaatccggaagcaaagagtctggaagcaaagagtctggaagcaaggaatccggaagcaaagagtctggaagcaaggagtccggaagcaaagagtctggaagcaaggagtccggaagcaaagagtctggaagcaagGAGTCCGGAAGCAAGGAGTCCGggagcaaagagtctggaagtaATGAAAGCCACAAACCAGGCCATAGTCATGaatgtggtggtaatggtggatcTGGAagcggaggaggcggtggagacggtggaagcggaggaggcggtggagacggtggaagcggaggaggcggtggagacgGTGGAAGCGGTGGAGACGGTGGAAGCGGAGGAGGCGGTGGAAGCGGAGGAGACGGTGGAAacggaggagaaggtggaaacgGTGGAAACAACGGcaatggaggaagtggaggtggatcaggaggcggaggagaaggaggcaacgGTGTAGGTGGaggcagcggaagtggaggaggagacggtggGAATGGCggcagtggaggaagtggaggtggatcaggaggcggaggagaaggaggcaacggtggaggcggaggcagcggaagtggaggaggagacggtggAAACAACGGcaatggaggaagtggaggtggatcaggaggcggaggagaaggaggcaacggtggaggtggaggcagcggaagtggagggggagacggTGGAAACAACGGCAATGGAGGAAGTGGCGGTGGatcaggaggcggaggagaaggaggcaacggtggaggcggaggcagcggaagtggaggaggagacggtggAAATGGCggcagtggaggaagtggaggtggatcaggaggcggaggagaaggaggcaacggtggaggcggaggcagcggaagtggaggaggagacggtggAAACAACGGcaatggaggaagtggaggtggatcaggaggcggaggagaaggaggcaacggtggaggcggaggcagcggaagtggaggaggagacggtggAAACAACGGcaatggaggaagtggaggtggatcaggaggcggaggagaaggaggcaacggtggaggtggaggcagcggaagtggaggaggagacggtggAAACAACGGcaatggaggaagtggaggtggatcaggaggcggaggagaaggaggcaacggtggaggcggaggcagcggaagtggaggaggagacggcGGAAACAACGGcaatggaggaagtggaggtggatcaggaggcggaggagaaggaggcaacggtggaggcggaggcagcggaagtggaggaggagacggtggAAATGGCggcagtggaggaagtggaggtggatcaggaggcggaggagatgaAGACTGTCAAGATAACGAAGTGGACTGCGTGTACTGGGCAGCAAACAATGATTGCATATGCAAGCCCACAGATGGAGACTGCTCATGGCAATACTACGTGTCTGCAACATGTCCAAAGAGCTGTGGTACTTGTGGAaacggaggtggcggtggagacggcggaaacggaggtggcggtggagacggcggaaacggaggtggcggtggagacgGTGGTGATGGAGGAAATGGTGGAAGCATTGACGGTTGCGTCATTGACTGCTCCCTCGGAAAGTATCTGCCACATCCAACTGACTGCCGCAAGTTCATCCAGTGTGCCCCGTATGGTCCCGAAGAGATGCCTTGTGCTCCTGGAACGGTCTGGAACCAACAGAAACTCACCTGTGATCACGAATGGGCTTCTCCTTGTGTGACAGGCAGCTACTTGACTCCAGAAGGTCTACCatgtggaggaggtagtggtggagacggcggaaacggaggtggaggcggagacggcggaaacggaggtggcggtggagacggcggaaacggaggtggaggcggagacggcggaaacggag gtggcggtggagacggcggaaacggag gtggcggtggagacggcggaaatggaggtggcggtggagacggcggaaacggaggtggcggtggagacgGTGGTGATGGAGGAAATGGTGGAAGCATTGACGGTTGCGTCATTGACTGCTCCCTCGGAAAGTATCTGCCACATCCAACTGACTGCCGCAAGTTCATCCAGTGTGCCCCGTATGGTCCCGAAGAGATGCCTTGTGCTCCTGGAACGGTCTGGAACCAACAGAAACTCACCTGTGATCACGAATGGGCTTCTCTTTGTGTGACAGGCAGCTACTTGACTCCAGAAGGTCTACCatgtggaggaggtagtggtggagacggcggaaacggaggtggaggcggagacgGCGGAAACGGAG gtggcggtggagacggcggaaacggaggtggaggcggagacggcggaaacggag gtggcggtggagacgGTGGTGATGGAGGAAATGGTGGAAGCATCAGCGGTTGCGTCATTGACTGCTCCCTCGGAAAGTATCTGCCACATCCAACTGACTGCCGCAAGTTCATCCAGTGTGCCCCGTATGGTCCCGAAGAGATGCCTTGTGCGCCTGGAACGGTCTGGAACCAACAGAAACTCACCTGTGATCACGAATGGGCTTCTCCTTGTGTGACAGGCAGCTACTTGACTCCAGAAGGTCTACCATGTGGAGGAGGTAGTGGCGGAGACGGCGGAAATGTAGGTGGAGGCGGAGACGGCGGAAACGGAGGTGGCGGCGGAGACGGCGGAAacggaggtggcggaggagacggcggaaacggaggtggaggcgaagacggcggaaacggaggtggcggtggagacggcggaaacggag gtggcggtggagacggcggaaatggaggtggcggtggagacggcggaaacggaggtggcggtggagacgGCGGAAATGAAGGTGGCGGTGGAGACGGCGGAaacggaggtggcggtggagacgGTGGTGATGGAGGAAATGGTGGAAGCATCGACGGTTGCGTCATTGACTGCTCCCTCGGAAAGTATCTGCCACATCCATCTGACTGCCGCAAGTTCATCCAGTGTGCCCCGTATGGTCCCGAAGAGATGCCTTGTGCTCCTGGAACGGTCTGGAACCAACAGAAACTCACCTGTGATCACGAATGGGCTTCTCCTTGTGTGACAGGCAGCTACTTGACTCCAGAAGGTCTACCatgtggaggaggtagtggtggagatggcggaaatggaggtggaggcggagacggcggaaacggaggtggcggcggagacggcggaaacggaggtggcggtggagacggcggaaacggag gtggcggtggagacggcggaaacggaggtggcggtggagacggcggaaacggaggtggcggtggagacgGTGGTGATGGAGGAAATGGTGGAAGCATTGACGGTTGCGTCATTGACTGCTCCCTTGGAAAGTATCTGCCACATCCAACTGACTGCCGCAAGTTCATCCAGTGTGCCCCGTATGGTCCCGAAGAGATGCCTTGTGCTCCTGGAACGGTCTGGAACCAACAGAAACTCACCTGTGATCACGAATGGGCTTCTCCTTGTGTGACAGGCAGCTACTTGACTCCAGAAGGTCTACCatgtggaggaggtagtggtggagacggcggaaacggaggtggaggcggagacggcggaaacggaggtggcggtggagacggcggaaacggaggtggcggtggagacggcggaaacggaggtggcggtggagacggcggaaacggaggtggcggaggagacggcggaaacggaggtggtggtggagacggcggaaacggaggtggaAGTGGCGGTGGAGATggcggaaacggaggtggaggtggagacggcggaaacggaggtggcggtggagacggtggaaacggaggtggcggtggagacggcggaaacggaggtggcggtggagacggcggaaacggaggtggcggtggagacggcggaaacggaggtggcggtggagacggcggaaacggaggtggcggtggagatggcggaaatggaggtggaggtggagacggcggaaacggaggtggtgatggaggtgaagaTTGTCCATTGTCGTGTCCAGAAAAAGAAGGTCTTTTCCCTCATCCCCGGGATTGTAAGAAATGGATTCATTGTTCCCACAACATACCTTTTGTCAAGAAGTGTCCCTTCCATCTTCATTTCAATCCCGTCCAACGAGTATGTGACTGGCCATTTAGAGCCCAGTGTATTGCTGCTCCTGATGCTGACTGTCAGATTCCAGAACCTGTGCTTCCCACAGAGCCCCCTAATGTAAAACCTGACATTTGTGACTGTGAATGCTGCCTCAGACCTCATCCAGAGGATTGCACAGCCTACTATTACTGTGAG CCAAACGCAAGCGCCGAATTCCACACCTGTTCCGAAGGGCTCGTGTTCAACCCGCAGTTAAGTCAGTGTGTTCTTCAAGTAGATTATCCGCAGTGTCAGCCTGAGAAACCTCCAACATGCGACCCTACATGTGAATGTCTGTACCCTGCTCACAGCTGCTCAGAATACTACAAAT GTAATGGCGATGGCATTCCTGTTAAATATGAGTGTACAGGAGGGCTTTACTTCAACGACCAGAAACACACGTGTGACCTCCCTGAAAATGTTTCCTGTGAGGAGCGACGTAAAAGAAGTGAAATAGACCCTGTAACGGAACAACACTACATCTTAC cggAGGAGTGTAAGGATCTGCAAGGAATGTATGCCATTAGAGACAGACCAAGTTCGTATTACCTTTGCAGTCACGGCGTAGCCTTTGAAATGCGGTGTCCAGATGGCGGCGTTTTCTCAAGCAAAGCCAAGAAATGCATCTTAAGGAAGTAA